One window from the genome of Bubalus kerabau isolate K-KA32 ecotype Philippines breed swamp buffalo chromosome 17, PCC_UOA_SB_1v2, whole genome shotgun sequence encodes:
- the CA7 gene encoding carbonic anhydrase 7: MTGHHGWGYGQNDGETGTLLPSSPQSPAHPPGQSPGSPAPGAKCAPLSVRPRRQRATRGQARPASSSAQPLTTQLAGTWAGHSLTHPPLECAAGGGERARLVCSDLPGAGLRVGKGAVSPAEFARRSVQAFESAGPSHWHKLYPIAQGDRQSPINIVSSQAVYSPSLKPLEISYESCISLSIANNGHSVQVDFSDSDDRTVVSGGPLDGPYRLKQFHFHWGKKHSVGSEHTVDGKSFPSELHLVHWNAKKYSTFGEAASAPDGLAVVGVFLETGDEHPSMNRLTDALYMVRFKGTKAQFSCFNPKCLLPASRHYWTYPGSLTTPPLSESVTWIVLREPIRISERQMEKFRSLLFTSEEDERIHMVNNFRPPQPLKGRVVKASFRA, translated from the exons ATGACCGGCCACCACGGCTGGGGCTACGGCCAGAACGACG GCGAGACGGGGACCCTTCTCCCATCCAGCCCCCAGAGCCCGGCCCACCCGCCGGGTCAGAGCCCTGGCTCCCCCGCACCTGGCGCAAAGTGCGCGCCGCTCTCCGTCCGGCCCCGCCGCCAGCGAGCCACCCGCGGCCAAGCGCGTCCTGCCTCCTCCTCCGCGCAGCCCCTGACGACCCAGCTCGCTGGGACCTGGGCCggacactcactcactcatcccCCGCTGGAGTGCGCAGCGGGTGGAG GGGAGCGCGCACGGCTGGTGTGCAGTGACCTCCCCGGAGCTGGGCTCCGCGTGGGCAAGGGCGCGGTGTCCCCGGCAGAGTTTGCCCGTCGAAGTGTCCAAGCTTTCGAGTCGGCAG GCCCCTCACACTGGCACAAGCTGTATCCCATTGCCCAGGGAGACCGCCAGTCACCAATCAATATCGTATCTAGCCAGGCTGTGTACTCGCCCAGCCTGAAGCCACTGGAGATTTCCTATGAGTCCTGCATATCCCTCAGCATCGCCAACAATGGCCACTCTGTCCAAGTGGACTTCAGTGACAGCGATGACCGAACTG TGGTGTCTGGGGGCCCCCTGGATGGGCCCTACCGGCTTAAGCAGTTCCATTTCCACTGGGGCAAGAAGCACAGTGTGGGCTCGGAGCACACGGTGGATGGCAAGTCATTCCCCAGCGAG CTGCACCTGGTTCATTGGAACGCCAAGAAGTACAGCACATTTGGGGAGGCGGCCTCGGCGCCCGATGGCCTGGCTGTGGTCGGTGTCTTCCTGGAG ACAGGGGACGAGCACCCCAGCATGAACCGTCTGACAGATGCGCTCTACATGGTTCGGTTTAAG GGCACCAAGGCCCAGTTCAGCTGCTTCAACCCCAAGTGCCTCCTGCCTGCCAGCCGGCACTACTGGACCTACCCCGGGTCCCTGACAACACCACCGCTGAGCGAGAGCGTCACCTGGATCGTGCTCCGGGAGCCCATCCGTATCTCTGAGAGGCAG ATGGAGAAATTCCGGAGCCTGCTTTTCACCTCAGAGGAGGATGAGAGGATCCACATGGTGAACAACTTCCGGCCGCCACAGCCACTGAAGGGCCGTGTGGTCAAGGCCTCCTTCCGGGCCTGA